From the Anguilla rostrata isolate EN2019 chromosome 12, ASM1855537v3, whole genome shotgun sequence genome, the window AGGCTTTAAGGACTTTTCATTTTGGTAAGATAGCCGATGACTTTTCTGACTAAACAATCTCCGTTATTAGGCCTAAAgaagttcatttatttttctaaacaaTTTAAGCATAGTTTGCAACTTCGTTTAGCATAGACCATAGGTTTACAAGACGTCGGTTTTCATTAGGACATTTATTGCATGTCAGACACTGGATTCTTTATGTTGATGCTCttatgtttattaaataatttaagagtCTATTTAAGAGTGTTAAACTTACAAAAGTGTGACTTGCAGTTTCTCATATTCACCATCTCTTTATTCATATTATTGAGTAGAAAGTAGAGTATCCCAAAACAACAGGCCAAAGCGATGACGTCACGTCACAGACATTCAAAGCTTCGTTCGATAGAGGTTGGCTAAAATTCGATTGGCAAAAAATGGCATTCGATACAGCCCTAGACAACAATCATTATAACTATGTGTCTCCGAAAGTGGCACTATTGTTATGGCACGTATGCCTTCCAACCCAGTTATTATGCCTTGGCAGGGCATGCGCATacatatacagcactgagagtgcGGCACtcttcagggttccccacagaaatatcTGCGATTTTGTaccttctgtaccttctgaccccatttcaacagactgaattcacaaacaactttacACCTCCACATAATAAatccccaaactaaggggattttgcgttttctcctccttctttttcctgtctgattacatcatcacaaatgctcccagcccacaaataatatgtctccccattggacatttaaggtACATTAGCCAGTAGAAACATCAGATGCAcatgcaaaatcaaaaaaagttttaatggcCACCCTAGATTTGATAtgaatgacttacagacagtgctttgtatgtgtgagtaacttggcatttttgtatggagaaaacatgctttttttaaatcagatatACAAATAATCTGCATTGCAACTTTGAACAGTCTATAGACTTAAAGGGCTAGGCCACCTCCACATTAAAGGCAGAAATTGATTATGAAAGTCAAAATTGTTGATTCATTGCTTAAGCTGtcacttgttttaaaaaaaaaaaaaaaaatacttcttaaccaaaattaaatcaagatctcaaaacacaaacagaacatgcaatatacaaaaatgaaaacagtattGGCAAATTACAGGCCATATTtcttaaatgtaataaatgcaaaaacagagaAGTGCAGGTCTGcaagtaataaaaaatgaaaaatatggatCATACCCATGAGCTCAAGCACAGAGATAGTACCCTGAGACGTTCTCAGGAGAGGATTCCACGCTGTTAAACAGACTCATTAAAAACTGCTTAAGAGTGAAAGACCTCTTCATTACCTAATGCAAGGTAATTAGGTACATGCACATTATGGTACTAACAGCATTTCATGTTTGCTcaactatttttatttgttgactCTGAAATATAATCTCTTCCAAAGCCTTGATTGAGGAGGaacattgagattaaaaaaaggaaaccctAGATTGTATGATTAAActttaaatggtttatttttaggCAGACATTTTTTGCTGCAGTGCCATATGCTATATAATATTGCATGTGCTGTTTGTATAAGGTCTGAACTTGATTCAACTTGATTAAATGagaatgattaaaataatttgttgcaATGTAACAAACAGAAccaacaatacattttgaaataaaatttattaaatattgaatacacaagttacaaaaaaatacatattactATGTAAGAAAAGGACATGAACATATACAAAGGGCAGGTCATTACACCATCAATTCAACAACAATGTAACATAAACAGAACAGATCCatactataaaaaaaatacaataaaataaaagtaaatccTAAATCTCAGTCCAGTATTTCTCAGTCTTAGTTCATGTAAGCAGAATTaccaagaaaatatttttcaaaacagaaattaagGATACACTGTTTTGCGGAATGCCATGTTAATCTTTTGTCggatttcctttgttttaaggCCATATATTATTGGGTTAAGAGTAGGGGGAAATATCAAGGTGGAAACTCCGATCATCCTCCTTAAATGAGGAGAGAGCTGCTTTATGCGATATGAGATAATTGTGAAAAGTCCTAAACACTCCAAAATGATAAAGACGGTTAAATGAGTTGTACAGGTCTGCAAAGCTTTGCTCTTTGTGTCAGAgcgtttgtttttaaagcatgcaAGCAAAATCTGAAGGTAGGTGTAGAGAATCATTCCCAGAAAAAACACTTGTATGCCGGCTGTGATGAACAGTCCGTAAATGTTGTTGATGGTGGTGTCTGCACAGACCAGTGCAAGCAGAGAGGGATTGTCACAGTAAGTTTGCGATATTAAAGATCTGCACCGAGGCAGCCGTAGTAGGAGGCCGAACAGCACGCCAATCAAGAGCAGGGCCACGAGCCACACCGATGCGATTATTTTCGCGATGTGGCTGTTGGTCATTATGGTGCTGTACTTCAGTGGGTTGCATATGGCGATGTACCTGTCGTAAGCCATGGCAGAGAGGATTAAGGCACCGGTAACCCAGTAAACGTGGACGAAAAACGCCTGAGCGATGCAGTTGGAGGCCTCGATGTACCTGGAGTCCAGCAGAATCTCTTTGATGAGTTGCAGGAAGAGGGCTGAGGAGCCAATGAGGTCATTGATGGGCAGGTTAAAGAGCAAGAAGTACATAGGCTGGTGGAGGCTCGTATTCATGATAATGGTGGCCATCATTAAAAGGTTACAGAAGATAATTAAAAGGTAACTCAGcatggcaaaaataaatgcagcataCACCCCTTGAGGAGGTAGGTCAAAGCCTTGCAGTGTCAGAATGTCTGTTGAGTTTGAAGAAATTTCAACCATTGTTAAATATTCACAAGTCTCACCTAACAGAAGCCACAAAAAGCATTATTCCTGAATGGCAGAGACTCTCTTGAAAAAGCATTTAAGAAGAAGCTGAGGATGTTAAAAGTTTCATTTCCGTTGGGACATACTCTGAAATTCTGTCCAGAACAACTGAATATAACTTCAACCTGAATGAATATGATTATCCGAATCAGCATATATAATACTTGcactccatctctcctgctctgtgacCTGCTGATCCAAGAGGGTTCAGTTTCACTCTCTGAACAGACGACGCATTAAACTCCGGTCACACTGCAAGCGGGGCAGAATGTGCTTTTTATATAGCATCCTTCCCTCATTAGGTAGAGCACTGCCCATTCTGAAGTCCCCTGGCGTGGCTGATGTTAGATCTACATGTGATGAGTGGGGCCTTTATGGTTTTTTCCTCTGAGGAGAGCATAcagttgaaaacaaaacactttttttgcaaGGGGGGGTGTTTATGTGTAAAGGGTGAATAACAGCGCCATAGCgtagcagaaaaaaataataaattaatactgcatatgtgtatgtatataggGGAGACTGAGGCACAAACTAACATGGGGAATGTTTAGACATGAATGGAGTATTTGTTTTCACAAGTGAAGTGTTTTTTGATAAATTACTGATGTGTGTACACCACAGACTCCAAATACATCTCTTTTAAACCACTGTCTTGTGGGTTATAAGATTGTATAGTTTTGACACATAACAACACTAGCAAGCAGAAGCTATGTGCCATGCAGGAGTACAACTAGTATAGCTTCCACCTGTAGCAGATACATACCCGCACCTATAGTAAACACAGCCACAGTAACTTGTCATGTATCATTGTATATTCCATGTataccagtggtctccaaccctggtcctggagcgctacggggtctgctggtttttgttttcactttaaaatcagcacccaattgagacccaagacaccaggtgagtggaGTTAACTGTCTAATCAACTGCtgtaattgattcatgaagtgcagagtcactatgaaaaccagcagaccctgtagctatccaggaccagggttggaaaCCACTGATGTATACCATGCACTTTGTCAGgtgcgtggggggttaggacccaaacgcagagtgagggggaaaaaacacaaaactccaaacggTGAatagaaacaaagactttactttacaaaacaggaactaaagcagggaacaaaaagcctcgcagggcaacgctcaaaaacaaagaaaaacttcaaaaacacaggaaataaagaaaatccaaaaatccaaaagcacGTGGAAATCAGAACATGGGAAGGTACACATGGGGCAGAAACATGATCAGAGGCACACGTAACCAACcacaaccaaggatccagcacctgagtcaaggaagaaggGAACTTGAATAGaccagacactgacgagacacaggagggcaccatggccacagagagggaagggaaaatgagacaacccaaaaacaataatggaataattgaaagcaataagacaattaaacagggggagcaggacacaaaacagaagtgccgccatctggcggcccaacaaggaaagacaaagactgaaacacagaaccatgacacacaGTAATTACACCATCAATTCAACAACCACGCGTGGAAGAAAAAATTCTTCataccacaacatttatttatagtgGAAGCTGAACCTGAAAGCTTCCTGTTTGCTTGTTGCTTCCCATTAATTCCACTGGGcctttcctgaaaaaaacacatactgtatcataaagggtatttttacagCTACAACTAGTTCACCATTTCACTCTTTGTTCTTTAAATGTCCTATCCTTAAGCCTTCTGCGGTTCTAGAGTCACACAAGGAGCTGCAAAGGAAGATCATCTGTGAGAATAACAACAGGGAGGGAAAAGTCTTCCATCAGACTCTCTGCCATATGACTTAAAGATTAACAAGAGGCTACATTCCTCTACTTtactttcatattcattttggaGCACAAACATCACATTTAGGTATATCTAAAGCACTGAACTGAAAACGTGAATGTGATTCtccagaaaaatatatttttcatgttgctatatgaataattttggagccATAAAACTAATGGTTTTATATGCTTTTTCATCAAAAGCTGTTTGAAAACACTGGTTTTCAAAGTCTAGGATTGGCTGAGTAATTATTGGACTTCTTAAAGCACTTGCATGTCTTACATAAATTAAACACTGTATGTCTAAACTATCTTTAAAATGACATGCAAGAGAAACTGGGCAGCTACTTTTCTGGTTATGCACTGGAGACATGTATGCTGATAGGGCTAAAAGACTCCTGTTGATCCgttctaaaagaaaaaaaaagtaagtaaaaaaaatcctaaatttCTAGAATTTCTCAGACTTAGTAAGCAGTATtaccacaaaaatatttttcaaaagaaaaattaaggaTTCACTGTTTTACGGATTGCTATGTTAATCCTCTGTCGGATGTCCTTTGTTTTAAGGCCGTATATTATTGGGTTGAGAGTAGGGGGCAATATCAAGGTGGAAACTCCGATCATCCTCCTTAAATGAGGAGAGAGCTGCTTTATGCGATATGAGATAATTGTGAAAAGTCCTAAACATTCCGAAATGATGAAGATGGTTAAATGAGTTGTACAGGTCTGTAAAGCTTTGCTCTTTGTGTcagagtgtttgtttttaaagcatgcaAGCAAAATCTGAATGTAGGTGTAGAGAATCATACCCAGAAAAAACACTTGCAAGCCGGCTGTGATGAACAGTCCGTAAATGTTGTTGATGGTGGTGTCTGCACAGACTAGTGCAAGCAGAGAGGGATTGTCACAGTAAGTTTGCGATATTAAAGATCTGCACCGAGGCAGCCGTAGTAGGAGGCCGAACAGCACGCCAATCAAGAGCAGGGCCACGAGCCACACCGATGCGATTATTTTCGCGATGTGGCTGTTGGTCATTATGGTGCTGTACTTCAGTGGGTTGCATATGGCGATGTACCTGTCGTAAGCCATGGCAGAGAGGATTAAGGCACCGGTAACCCAGTAAATGTGGACGAAAAACGCCTGAGCGATGCAGTTGGAGGCCTCGATGTACCTGGAGTCCAGCAGGATCTCTTTGATGAGTTGCAGGAAGACGGCTGAGGAGCCAATGAGGTCACTGATGGGCAGGTTAAAGAGCAAGAAGTACATAGGCTGGTGGAGGCTCTTATTCATGATAATGGTGGCCATCAGGAAAACGTTACAGAAGATAATTAAAAGGTAACTCAGCATGGcgaaaataaatgcagcataCACCCCTTGAGGAGATAGGTCAAAGCCTTGCAGTGTCAGAATGTCTGTTGAATTTGAAGAAATTTCAACCATTGTTAAATATTCACAAGTCTCACCTAACAGAAGCCACAAGAAGCATTATTCCTGAATGGCAGAGAGTCtcttgaaaatgcatttaagaaGAAGCTGAGAATGTTAAAAGTTTCATTTCCGTTGGGACATACTCTGAAATTCTGTCCAAAACAACTGAATATAACTTCAAGCTGTATGAATATGATGATTCGAATCAGCATATATAATACTTGCACTCCATCTCTTCTGCTCTGTGACCTGCAGAACCAACAGGGTTCAGTTTCACTCTCTGAACAGACGACGGGGCAGAATGTGCTTTTTATATAGCATCCTTCCCTCATTAGGTAGAGCACTGCCCATTCTGAAGTCCCCTGGCGTGGCTGATGTTAGATCTACATGTGATGAGTTGGGGCCTTTATGGTTTTTTCCTCTGAGGAGAGCATAcagttgaaaacaaaacacttttttttgcaggggGGGTGTTTATGTGTAAAGGGTGAATAACAATCAccataaattaatattgcatatgtgtatgtatataggGGAGACTGAGGCACAAGCTAACATGGGGAATGTTTAGACATGAATGGAGTATTTGTTTTCACAAGTGAAGTGTTTTTTGATAAATTACTGATGTGTGTACACCACAGACTCCAAATACATCTCATTTAAACCACTGTCTTGTGGGATATAAGATTGTTTACTTTTGACACATAGCTTCTGCTTGCTAGTGTTGTTATGTGCCATGCAGGAGTACAACTAGTATAGCTTCCACTTGTAGCAGATACATACCCGCACCTATAGTAAACACAGCCACAGTAACTTGTCATGTATCATTGTATGTTCCATGTataccagtggtctccaaccctggtcctggagcgctacggggtctgctggtttttgttttcactttaaaatcagcacccaattgagacccaagacaccaggtgagttgagttaactgtctAATCAACTGCtgtaattgattcatgaagtgcagagtcactatgaaaaccagcagaccctgtagctctccaggaccagggttggagaccactgatgtATACCATGCACTTATTCTGTCCTGTATGGGCTACTATAGATAATGGGGAGCACACGCTCTTAGCCGTGGGGCGCTGTTGGATGTTGTTGACCGgggttatgcattcaaacgacaaagcgcttctcatcacattaataccgctaatcaaatcaaccggcagtaaattgtgtaagagggaagtcaaactgggacccagaaaaggctggcatttgaacgagcctgcacgctgggactcatcctgtacttcaaaggacccgagagccttgtgataaaacaataggttactcggacttcctctggatgagcaggccatttggctctctggaccgttaccctctggacaagactgagactaggggaactggactggttgtttatggttgtgtgagcaagccgttggctctctggaatgttgccatctggacacaactaagataaggggaactagtctctttgtctagggttgtgggtgtgtgtgtgttgggaccattaagggtgaaaaggtcatcaggcctctggccaaatggtggggcaactgcacgggacagtaccacagtgcccttatgtgggcccctctgccattacactttttatttcttttctggatctggattctaaaccatctgtttatcatattcaaaaaccctgtaaaaccttacaaaccatgcacatgttttcattatattactgtattatgccttatgtagtaatattactgtattatgccttatgccTTATGTAGCCttatgcatgtaaaatggtttaacaaaagggtattttcatgacaactgcactataatattacatcccctggacatgtttggtatgggcgtattcagggaaattcaagaaattgaattgaatatgtttcataccaaataacatttaataaaacatagtttcagaaactcagggaaaaaatatcacaatggaatgtcctctctggtaatcatctccttttcccaatttccccactaattgttttaacagcagcctccaaatggtgggggctgaaattccagatttgactcggccaggttaatttatggcaatgccgcctaggccaaacgcgggatttggcttaaaaggaagggagacaaagcaatctaggaagatcgtaatcgacttcccacattgcacatactctgtgctctgtgtgtagatagacaaggaagatcgtaatcgacttcccacattgcacatactctgtgctctgtgtgtagctagacaaggaagatcgtaaccgacttcccacactgcactgtgttctgTGCATAGTTGAACagggaagatcgcaatcgacttcccacactgcgcagactctgtgattttgtgtgtagctaaacaggctgggtaagaactttttactctgtatttatgtttttaaaccttataattgattgtgaatttgaagctaatgacctacctgcctgttaaataaattcttatttttaacttgcgtggtcttcatgactctaatccattttatcttcttttcagccgaaattccgattaaatactcaggaggacaattatgactaggacctactgatcaggggtctagtacagcgaacATCTTTAGTgaggtcttcaagttagataggcgaccacgatctgcccgctaacgagattggtggtattggttcttGTGTTatggcttaagaggacccatgggcgttatacgccggttcttgtcaaattcgccttaaggagcccgatagatacacactgtcctgggctcataactatctatgcacaaaggaaggcatgtattatggtggtcagcctcctaccctctgggttcttcaccgaactgagatttaacaatagtgctaaacccaggagcatatattgaggaatgatggcacaagatagagtcgagtgtaaccactcccaagttccacgtatagttaaacccaaattttaaattctaatttcatttggagtcagattatcacgagggtaaaacctagtaactgttacgcttacttgctgtggtcatggatatattttatgtgttgttccgtgcatttgtgaatattctgttgctcccattggaatattggcAGTCTggcgacagatcagatatatctctgatgacagcatagccccgtttgcgaacggagagtaaccagaatgctactggtccgtttcaggccagtcttaagcgggatatgaagcagcgccttcatatctgacccgcggcaacggaaccagtgcattcttaagtataattgtgccctgttcttacgaacagaggaaaaataaataacatctccggttttgaatcacaccagccaagggaaaacacacggtgccttcccctccagctacaaaccctcattggtctagctgtgaggtgtttacaattGCATCAaggaaattagctgtttcaacccgtcgtaacacacaacactgcacaaaaaatttattgccagtcatttcggtgtcaccgccctctgatggtgtcacccggtgcggtccgcaccccaTGCATCCCCCTAGTAAGGCCTCTGCATATGCATCACCTCCTGTCTAAATTGCTTACTATtgtggacatgctgcagtatttctAAATGTGCAGGGGCATGGTAGGTTTTGCAGAAGCATTGGAAAATGCCCACATTTAAAATTTGAGCAGTCATATGATATTTACTcgcaaaaaaaagttaaatgaaaaaagtaaattcaAGATTCAACTAGACGCCTAGATTtcggcttttgctcactgggaatTTCCATTTGCATCGACTGCCACTTTTACATTTGtctctttcatttttgtataaaaCGTGTTGATCtcaggcaattaaaaaaaaaaacagctgtacGTACATAGTTCTTTAATGCAGATGTGCAGTAATAGATTAATGCagcaacacacagaaaaaaaaataataaacacagaaCTTGATCaaatatagtttatttttcaattcaacATCTGCAGAAAGTGCACAAGTGCTTAAGggcaaaatgaaaagcaatacaTGTGCCTTTTTTGCTAATTCACTTGAGCACTACTATCAGTCACATCATACAAGACGTGTAAAACCTTTTGGGGAATTATGTTGTGGGGATGGTTACcttgtgtgctggtttttattatgatttaaaatgaaattcccCAAATATGAAGACCATTCAGGTCAGTTTGCTCACcgtttcttattttaaatatagctCCTTACTAGGTTATACTAAATAGTGAATATGACTTAATAAACTGCTGATGTAAGaagcattaaatatttatttcattgctgTAATAGGATATAATAAATGATGAACAACAGGAATTACGTTTTGCCTGTTATGGATCATACCCATGAGCTCAAGCACAGAGATAGTACCCTGAGACATTCTCAGGAGAGGATTCCTCGCTGTTCAACAGACTCTTCAAAAACTGCTTAAGAGTGAAAGACCTCTTCATTACCTAATGCAAGGTAATTAGGTACATGCACATTATGGTACTAACAACATTTCAAGTTTGCTCaactatttttgtttgttgtctctGGAAGGTCTAAACTTGATTCAATGAAATGagaatgattaaaataatttgttgcaATGTAACATAAACAGAAccaacaatacattttgaaatcaaatttattaaatattgaatacataaattacaaaaaaatacattttactatgTAAGAGAGGTACAAAAGGGCAGGTAATTACACCAATTCAACAACCACGCGTGGAAGTAAGAATTCTTCataccacaacatttatttacagtggaaGCTGTACCTGACAGCTTCCTGTTTGCTTGTTGCTTCCCATTAATTCCACCTGGcctttcctgaaaaaaacacacattgtatcataaagggtatttttacagCTACAACTAGTTCACCATTTcactttttgttctttaaatgtCCTATCCTTAAGCCTTCTGCAGTTCTAGAGACACGCAAGGTGCTGCAAAGGAACATCATCTGTGAGAATAACAACAGGGAGGGAAAAGTCTTCCATCAGACTCTCTGTCATATGACTTA encodes:
- the LOC135236886 gene encoding olfactory receptor 52N5-like, with product MVEISSNSTDILTLQGFDLSPQGVYAAFIFAMLSYLLIIFCNVFLMATIIMNKSLHQPMYFLLFNLPISDLIGSSAVFLQLIKEILLDSRYIEASNCIAQAFFVHIYWVTGALILSAMAYDRYIAICNPLKYSTIMTNSHIAKIIASVWLVALLLIGVLFGLLLRLPRCRSLISQTYCDNPSLLALVCADTTINNIYGLFITAGLQVFFLGMILYTYIQILLACFKNKHSDTKSKALQTCTTHLTIFIISECLGLFTIISYRIKQLSPHLRRMIGVSTLILPPTLNPIIYGLKTKDIRQRINIAIRKTVNP
- the LOC135236482 gene encoding olfactory receptor 52N5-like, translated to MVEISSNSTDILTLQGFDLPPQGVYAAFIFAMLSYLLIIFCNLLMMATIIMNTSLHQPMYFLLFNLPINDLIGSSALFLQLIKEILLDSRYIEASNCIAQAFFVHVYWVTGALILSAMAYDRYIAICNPLKYSTIMTNSHIAKIIASVWLVALLLIGVLFGLLLRLPRCRSLISQTYCDNPSLLALVCADTTINNIYGLFITAGIQVFFLGMILYTYLQILLACFKNKRSDTKSKALQTCTTHLTVFIILECLGLFTIISYRIKQLSPHLRRMIGVSTLIFPPTLNPIIYGLKTKEIRQKINMAFRKTVYP